In one window of Candidatus Binatia bacterium DNA:
- a CDS encoding GDSL-type esterase/lipase family protein: MSRRGEVLVGLALATIGVVGALAFVEIGVRLLHLVPDRFWEPDPKMGVRLVASKRGWWTQEEREFVVPVEINAQGLRDVPRSYAKPPGVYRVLVVGDSFVEAMHVRLDEMFTRRLERLLDGVSASKRVEVVSAGVSGWGTASELLWLQEEGVRYQPNLVLLSFYPGNDIKNNSPNLEETLPPVYDEEGNLRYVRSNKAKGAENPRLLARSKAYAFLRQLVFLRQPAVGRALERLGLVRLPPAAAPRLRNGLPVDYGVYEVPADEVWRDAWRRTERLLREVRDTAGKMGAQFGIVVIAGREQVSGASWDRILATYPEAKSKQFDLEQPEQWVEQWCQAERVPCLRLTPPFRAAVAAGQGPLHFWFDGHWTPEGHRVAADEVRKFLLANFPIS; the protein is encoded by the coding sequence GTGAGTAGACGAGGAGAAGTGTTGGTCGGGCTAGCCCTGGCCACGATCGGTGTGGTAGGCGCACTTGCCTTTGTCGAGATCGGGGTGCGTCTCCTGCACCTTGTCCCCGACCGTTTTTGGGAACCGGATCCAAAAATGGGCGTGCGCTTGGTCGCGAGCAAGCGCGGCTGGTGGACGCAGGAGGAGCGTGAGTTCGTTGTTCCGGTAGAAATCAACGCACAGGGCCTGCGGGACGTGCCCCGTAGCTACGCAAAGCCACCGGGCGTGTATCGGGTTTTGGTCGTGGGCGATTCGTTCGTTGAGGCGATGCACGTGCGGCTCGATGAAATGTTCACGCGGCGGTTGGAGCGCTTGCTCGATGGGGTAAGCGCAAGCAAACGAGTGGAGGTAGTGAGTGCAGGCGTCAGCGGTTGGGGAACTGCCAGCGAGCTGCTTTGGTTGCAGGAAGAGGGGGTTCGCTATCAGCCAAATTTGGTGCTTCTGAGCTTTTATCCTGGAAACGACATCAAGAACAATTCTCCCAACCTCGAGGAAACTTTGCCTCCGGTCTACGACGAGGAGGGTAACCTGCGTTATGTCCGGTCCAACAAGGCTAAAGGCGCGGAAAATCCAAGGCTGCTTGCGCGTTCAAAGGCTTACGCTTTCCTGCGCCAGCTCGTTTTTCTCCGACAGCCAGCAGTAGGTAGGGCTTTGGAGCGACTCGGGCTTGTGCGCCTTCCCCCAGCCGCGGCACCTCGCTTGAGGAATGGACTCCCGGTAGACTATGGCGTTTACGAGGTACCGGCGGACGAAGTTTGGCGGGATGCGTGGCGGCGCACAGAACGACTGCTCAGAGAAGTGCGGGATACTGCCGGGAAGATGGGAGCTCAGTTTGGCATCGTGGTGATTGCAGGGCGTGAACAGGTGAGTGGGGCTTCTTGGGATCGCATCTTGGCAACTTACCCAGAGGCGAAGAGTAAACAGTTTGATCTCGAGCAGCCGGAGCAGTGGGTGGAACAGTGGTGTCAAGCCGAACGCGTCCCCTGCCTGCGACTGACACCACCCTTCCGAGCGGCGGTCGCCGCTGGCCAGGGGCCACTCCATTTCTGGTTCGACGGGCATTGGACTCCCGAAGGACACCGCGTGGCGGCTGACGAAGTTCGCAAGTTCCTACTTGCAAATTTCCCGATCTCGTAG
- a CDS encoding DUF5989 family protein produces MKLMSGFRSRLGIARELLSFLWERKLWWLIPMVLVLLAFGGLMVTAHSSALGPFIYTLF; encoded by the coding sequence ATGAAACTGATGTCCGGATTTAGAAGTCGGCTTGGAATCGCGCGAGAGTTGCTGAGCTTCTTGTGGGAGCGCAAGCTGTGGTGGCTGATTCCCATGGTGCTTGTGCTGCTCGCCTTCGGTGGCCTGATGGTGACTGCCCACAGCTCTGCCTTAGGGCCGTTCATTTACACGCTTTTCTGA
- a CDS encoding right-handed parallel beta-helix repeat-containing protein produces MRIGGNDNADGRTPATALRTIAAAASRISNPGDVVVIGPGTYEEGNIAPARNGIQGRPVSFRGDPTGVETGDPAGPVRIVVRPPATTAFLLLGNRFVRISDLQIEGGSDAGIQARPRPGGSASAALVLERVLVRGSAKRGIDLRGVQGSVQIESSEVSDNGSGGLSVEGDGATTTVTILNSQIQRNNGPGVFLRLLSAATITGSTLQNNTGAGMVVRGASAIVVQGNQFISNAEESVSAGSLEPVTDLVLENNRSSAAGKTAFVLVASGEARLRGNVVTAEGSHPGAGISVEAAGHEPLVLSIEANQVDGVSDDCVLARSAGVVRLAENALKNCGGNGIRLESVSAATVVANSATQLAGSGILINGGDRINLVANSVTQARGGGIVVNAGATQLQAIRLDRGEISAADGVGVSIRGAAAVRVVGTTVRDGSGHGVLLREVSRVELDRLQVGRMGGTGLIVGGDTDFSNRSVRVSGGRWYHLGGGALKVWTQGSVSVTGTEVLDSGGPGISVAGLPATRVEIVDASIGMHQADGVFIRGVRSGALVNNRVFSNRQSGIVLRSTDQVFVANNLVYANRGEGLAVGVGGEPSARTVVVFNTLYGNGLRGIRIDGPGDSSLVEGGLVLNNIIAGNREAGIAVARTAMPGYVSGFNVNTDGYAPDTRRNPFDIVASPGFLDPAGPDGVLGEDGFRDDNFRLAHRRTGQPANSAAVDAGSDDVGVLGVSGSTAADGLPDTGRADAGFHYGLDASSLSQKVNPPFMPLFVRSAAGSDGNDGRSPSTALASIRNAFERAVAGVTVVVGPGYYREGDIRIRNSSGRVTFLGDPSGYLTGDLPGPVLVDATGFDTGFVIQDGGPVLVRGFYVTGALQAGIQVRAGADSAEIRDNIVFSNLRRGIDVNGANNVSVRNNLVYANGTGGVQIQASRGSLVEGNTIYGNGADGILVGTSVEGGAATETMLLRNIVVGNGEAVAAANGVQIKVSANSREGFRSSYNVVWGRTPFAADTPRSDSDLVVDPLLRNPAGPDGILGAAGFADDDFTLSQGDDSIEVSPAVDLDVEVPDSHHWGSTTELGTPDLGAVDAGYHYPLFHPLVELGRPVFVRGTGDDRNDGSSRLKATRTVERALELTGGGGFVIVGPGRYPVSGLALGRRAGKEKGPTPILWGDETGLLTGDAPGPVILDFGGGRGVTVRGSAVLHGLRLVNARNAAVRVLAGARDVWVQHNVFCGNDGDGVWSAATGVDLVNNLFAGNGGWGVRLTPRRGTGYVRVMNATVAQNVAGGVWVTDRTRPRTQVRLANNVIAGNGGTGAMLYVGSGRTVPWGYNLNADGYSKAPVQGPGAVAAPPQFSRELSQPPPACPEPTAFRLLPSSPARDAGTGDLRLLGLTGRSATVDDAPDLGRPDLGYHRLVVR; encoded by the coding sequence GTGCGCATCGGCGGAAACGACAACGCTGACGGGCGAACGCCTGCCACCGCACTCCGAACAATTGCGGCCGCGGCCAGCAGAATTTCGAACCCTGGGGACGTTGTTGTCATTGGACCAGGGACTTACGAGGAAGGGAACATTGCCCCCGCGCGGAACGGCATTCAAGGGCGGCCGGTGTCCTTCCGTGGGGACCCAACAGGAGTCGAGACTGGGGATCCGGCAGGACCAGTTCGCATTGTTGTGCGACCTCCGGCCACCACCGCATTTCTCTTGCTCGGAAATCGTTTCGTAAGAATTTCGGACCTCCAGATTGAAGGTGGCAGCGATGCCGGGATTCAGGCCCGCCCGCGCCCTGGTGGCAGCGCAAGCGCAGCTCTCGTCTTGGAACGGGTGCTCGTTCGCGGGAGTGCAAAGCGCGGCATTGATCTCCGAGGCGTACAAGGATCGGTGCAGATTGAGAGTTCCGAGGTTTCGGACAACGGCTCTGGGGGGCTGTCCGTCGAAGGAGATGGCGCAACCACAACGGTGACGATTTTAAATAGCCAAATCCAACGCAACAACGGCCCGGGAGTATTTTTGCGTTTGCTAAGTGCTGCCACGATTACGGGGAGTACGCTCCAGAACAACACTGGCGCTGGGATGGTCGTGCGCGGAGCGAGCGCGATTGTTGTGCAAGGCAACCAGTTCATCAGTAATGCGGAGGAGTCGGTCAGCGCTGGATCATTAGAACCGGTTACGGACCTCGTCTTGGAGAACAATCGGTCGAGCGCGGCTGGAAAGACAGCCTTTGTCTTGGTCGCGAGCGGCGAGGCCCGCCTGCGGGGCAACGTTGTGACGGCCGAGGGAAGTCACCCGGGAGCCGGCATCTCCGTTGAAGCTGCTGGCCACGAACCGCTCGTGCTTTCGATCGAAGCAAACCAGGTCGATGGCGTGTCCGATGACTGTGTGCTTGCTCGTTCAGCTGGAGTAGTCCGACTGGCAGAGAATGCACTGAAAAACTGCGGTGGCAACGGCATCCGTTTGGAAAGCGTCAGCGCGGCGACAGTTGTGGCGAACTCCGCAACTCAGTTGGCGGGGAGCGGAATTCTGATCAACGGGGGCGACCGAATTAACCTGGTGGCCAATTCCGTCACCCAAGCCCGAGGTGGGGGGATCGTCGTGAACGCTGGCGCGACGCAACTTCAAGCGATCCGCCTGGATCGTGGCGAGATTTCGGCCGCTGATGGGGTCGGTGTCTCTATCCGTGGAGCCGCAGCGGTGCGTGTTGTGGGTACCACCGTGAGAGATGGTTCGGGGCATGGCGTGCTCCTCCGTGAAGTGAGCCGCGTTGAACTTGACCGACTGCAGGTCGGTCGTATGGGTGGGACAGGCCTCATTGTCGGAGGGGACACCGATTTTAGCAATCGCTCAGTGCGGGTTTCGGGTGGGCGGTGGTACCACTTAGGCGGTGGTGCCCTAAAAGTTTGGACGCAAGGATCTGTCTCCGTGACGGGCACCGAGGTGTTAGACTCGGGAGGGCCGGGCATCTCTGTGGCGGGTTTGCCAGCGACCCGAGTGGAGATCGTTGATGCCTCGATAGGCATGCATCAGGCCGATGGGGTGTTTATTCGCGGGGTCCGATCTGGAGCATTGGTGAACAATCGTGTGTTCAGCAACCGACAATCTGGCATCGTGCTGCGATCTACAGACCAGGTGTTTGTCGCCAACAACTTAGTATATGCGAATCGAGGGGAGGGCCTTGCTGTTGGGGTGGGCGGTGAGCCGAGTGCACGCACTGTAGTCGTTTTCAACACGCTGTATGGCAACGGACTCAGGGGGATTCGCATCGATGGGCCTGGTGATTCCTCCTTGGTGGAGGGTGGGCTGGTACTGAATAACATCATCGCGGGGAACCGCGAGGCTGGTATCGCTGTCGCACGCACGGCGATGCCTGGCTACGTCTCGGGTTTCAACGTGAATACCGATGGCTACGCTCCCGATACCCGTCGGAACCCGTTTGATATTGTCGCGTCACCGGGCTTCCTTGACCCCGCGGGGCCGGACGGTGTTCTAGGAGAGGACGGCTTTCGCGACGACAATTTTCGGTTAGCTCATCGTCGAACTGGGCAGCCAGCGAACAGTGCCGCTGTAGATGCTGGATCCGATGACGTGGGAGTACTGGGAGTCAGCGGAAGCACGGCCGCAGATGGGTTGCCGGACACCGGGCGGGCCGACGCGGGTTTTCACTACGGCCTCGATGCTTCGTCGTTGTCACAGAAGGTGAATCCGCCGTTTATGCCATTATTCGTGCGATCCGCGGCTGGTTCCGACGGGAACGACGGTCGGAGCCCTTCCACAGCATTGGCTTCGATCCGCAATGCCTTTGAGCGCGCGGTGGCAGGCGTCACCGTGGTTGTGGGCCCGGGCTACTATCGTGAGGGCGATATCCGCATTCGGAATTCCAGTGGGCGGGTGACGTTTCTTGGTGATCCTTCGGGTTACCTGACGGGAGACTTGCCAGGTCCGGTCCTGGTCGACGCCACTGGTTTCGACACGGGGTTTGTCATCCAGGATGGTGGTCCAGTCTTGGTTCGAGGATTCTACGTTACCGGGGCGTTGCAGGCCGGAATTCAGGTGCGTGCGGGTGCGGACAGTGCCGAGATTCGGGACAATATCGTGTTTTCCAATCTCCGCCGCGGGATCGATGTAAATGGGGCCAACAACGTGTCGGTGAGGAACAACCTCGTCTACGCGAATGGGACCGGCGGCGTGCAAATTCAGGCAAGCCGAGGTTCTCTTGTCGAGGGAAACACAATTTACGGTAATGGCGCAGACGGCATCCTCGTTGGCACCTCAGTAGAGGGCGGGGCGGCGACAGAAACGATGCTGTTGAGGAACATCGTGGTGGGGAACGGCGAAGCGGTTGCAGCGGCGAATGGCGTTCAGATCAAAGTCAGTGCGAATTCGCGGGAGGGGTTTCGGTCCTCATACAACGTTGTGTGGGGCAGGACCCCGTTTGCAGCTGATACCCCGCGCTCGGATAGCGACCTCGTGGTCGACCCCTTGCTCAGAAATCCGGCCGGCCCCGACGGTATCTTAGGCGCGGCGGGTTTTGCTGATGATGACTTCACCTTGTCCCAAGGGGACGACAGCATCGAGGTTAGCCCAGCGGTCGACCTCGATGTGGAGGTGCCTGATTCACATCACTGGGGCTCGACGACGGAACTTGGCACTCCAGACTTGGGCGCGGTCGATGCTGGATACCACTATCCACTCTTCCACCCGCTCGTTGAGCTAGGGCGCCCGGTATTTGTGCGCGGCACCGGCGATGATCGCAACGACGGCAGCTCTCGCCTCAAAGCAACCCGCACAGTGGAACGAGCCCTCGAGCTTACCGGAGGTGGCGGATTCGTCATTGTGGGGCCGGGGCGATATCCGGTTTCGGGCTTGGCCTTAGGGCGTCGGGCGGGCAAGGAGAAAGGGCCAACGCCAATCTTGTGGGGTGATGAAACGGGCTTGCTGACGGGGGATGCTCCTGGGCCGGTTATTCTGGACTTTGGGGGCGGACGTGGGGTGACAGTTCGTGGGTCGGCCGTTCTCCATGGGCTGCGCCTGGTCAATGCGCGCAATGCCGCAGTGCGGGTGTTGGCGGGAGCTCGCGACGTGTGGGTGCAGCACAACGTGTTTTGCGGAAATGACGGCGATGGCGTGTGGAGCGCTGCCACGGGGGTTGATCTGGTAAACAATTTGTTCGCTGGTAACGGCGGATGGGGAGTCCGCTTGACGCCGAGGCGTGGTACCGGATACGTGCGAGTTATGAACGCCACCGTTGCCCAGAATGTTGCCGGAGGTGTGTGGGTCACGGACCGCACGCGGCCCCGCACGCAGGTGCGGCTGGCGAACAACGTGATTGCTGGTAACGGCGGGACCGGCGCGATGCTTTACGTCGGCTCAGGGCGCACCGTGCCCTGGGGTTACAACTTGAACGCCGATGGCTACAGCAAGGCGCCGGTGCAAGGTCCCGGTGCGGTGGCCGCTCCACCGCAATTCAGTCGTGAGCTATCGCAACCACCTCCCGCCTGTCCCGAACCAACGGCCTTTCGTTTGCTCCCATCGAGCCCGGCGCGCGACGCTGGCACGGGCGACCTGCGGCTTCTTGGGTTGACCGGAAGGAGTGCCACTGTCGACGACGCCCCTGACCTGGGTCGGCCTGATTTGGGTTATCACCGCCTGGTCGTGCGTTGA
- a CDS encoding glycosyltransferase: MRAANRPLRIAYVINEMVVGGTQTHLRQVLRLLDRRDFDPTLICLSGRGALLEDVRRLGVPVFAPGARLDFQGLSLARRVVALARLLRQQRPDIVHNYLLRANFVGSVAARLARVPVVVCSTRGCHELHGAHLIAAKIGNALADRVMVNALAVREFVHEHEGCPREKMFVVPSGIDTGRFAPLPGSGFKSRLGIREHCIVIGTVTRQRIRKGVEEFVRALAEVARKEPRLHGLIVGEVDDTGELRRIVAELGVEEKLTLAGRRDDMPEVYAAMDLYVLSSHDEGMSNALLEALAMEKPVVATDVGGTGEVVEAGKSGILVPPKDWRALAAALTEMLSKRPRWPEMGKSGRARVEQHFSAQAMVREIEEVYRQLAADRGVVRGQQPLAA; this comes from the coding sequence GTGCGTGCAGCCAATCGACCGCTTCGTATCGCTTACGTGATTAATGAAATGGTAGTCGGAGGGACCCAGACACACTTGCGGCAGGTCCTCCGGCTCCTGGACCGACGGGACTTTGATCCGACATTGATTTGTTTGAGCGGGCGTGGTGCTTTGCTCGAAGATGTTCGCCGTTTAGGCGTGCCTGTGTTTGCACCCGGCGCGCGTCTGGATTTTCAAGGGTTAAGTTTAGCGCGTCGTGTTGTTGCGTTAGCACGGCTTCTACGGCAGCAACGACCTGACATTGTTCATAACTACCTTTTGAGAGCCAATTTTGTGGGAAGCGTTGCCGCACGTCTGGCTCGCGTCCCGGTCGTTGTCTGCAGTACCCGCGGTTGTCATGAGCTACACGGTGCACACTTGATCGCTGCCAAAATCGGCAATGCACTGGCTGATCGCGTTATGGTCAATGCCCTGGCTGTACGCGAGTTTGTCCACGAGCATGAGGGCTGCCCTCGCGAGAAGATGTTCGTGGTCCCCAGCGGGATCGACACGGGTCGCTTTGCTCCCCTGCCTGGTAGCGGCTTTAAGTCGCGCCTGGGAATTCGCGAGCATTGCATTGTAATCGGTACCGTTACGCGCCAACGAATTCGTAAGGGCGTGGAGGAATTCGTCCGTGCCCTGGCGGAGGTCGCGCGCAAAGAGCCGCGCTTGCATGGCTTGATCGTAGGGGAGGTGGACGACACCGGCGAGCTCCGCCGGATTGTTGCGGAGTTGGGAGTCGAGGAGAAACTCACCCTTGCAGGCCGGCGAGACGATATGCCGGAAGTGTACGCAGCCATGGACTTGTATGTCCTTTCCTCGCACGATGAAGGAATGTCCAACGCGCTTCTCGAGGCATTGGCGATGGAGAAGCCAGTGGTCGCCACGGACGTTGGGGGTACTGGCGAGGTGGTCGAAGCTGGAAAAAGCGGCATCCTGGTGCCCCCGAAAGACTGGCGCGCGCTCGCGGCGGCGCTTACCGAGATGCTGAGCAAACGCCCGAGGTGGCCGGAGATGGGTAAAAGCGGCCGCGCAAGAGTGGAACAACATTTTTCTGCTCAGGCAATGGTGCGTGAAATCGAGGAGGTTTACCGGCAACTCGCAGCCGACCGCGGAGTTGTACGCGGGCAGCAGCCATTGGCGGCGTGA